From a region of the Streptococcus ruminantium genome:
- the ccrZ gene encoding cell cycle regulator CcrZ, whose product MQFDTSGLQLQSIAGNSGKAFKGLRSDGTPVFVKYEMPPIVSALAREQITPPVLSANREAGMGHRVEQEWLNGRTLEWQDMTSKQVRQILVRMHYSRILLNQALQMNYTYMEPQDLVYRWQKEAPTRLGQNSYLQSICQELLDNLPVFRQEVATFVHGDLHHSNWVETTSGLVYLTDWETACLTDRMLDVAYILTHYIPRQSWEEWLRAYGYKYNGTVLNKIYWYGQLGYLNQIAKHVESYNVLAANKEIYALRQFRQSFYKEV is encoded by the coding sequence ATGCAGTTTGATACCAGTGGGCTACAATTACAGTCTATTGCAGGAAACAGTGGCAAAGCGTTTAAAGGCCTGCGGTCAGACGGAACGCCAGTCTTTGTGAAATATGAGATGCCTCCGATAGTCTCTGCTCTAGCACGCGAGCAAATTACACCACCTGTTTTATCGGCCAACCGTGAAGCGGGGATGGGGCATCGTGTAGAACAAGAGTGGTTAAATGGGCGTACCTTAGAGTGGCAAGATATGACCAGCAAGCAGGTTCGTCAGATTTTGGTAAGAATGCATTACTCACGGATTCTGCTCAATCAAGCCTTGCAGATGAACTATACCTACATGGAGCCTCAGGATTTAGTTTATCGCTGGCAAAAAGAGGCACCGACAAGACTGGGGCAGAATTCTTATCTGCAATCCATTTGTCAGGAGTTATTGGATAATCTGCCGGTTTTCCGTCAGGAAGTTGCGACCTTTGTTCATGGTGACTTGCACCATAGTAACTGGGTGGAAACAACCTCGGGGTTGGTTTATTTGACAGACTGGGAAACGGCTTGTCTAACAGACCGAATGTTGGATGTCGCTTATATCTTGACCCACTACATTCCACGCCAGTCATGGGAAGAATGGCTACGAGCGTATGGTTATAAATACAACGGGACAGTATTAAATAAGATTTATTGGTATGGTCAGTTGGGCTATTTGAATCAAATCGCTAAGCATGTGGAAAGTTACAATGTTTTAGCGGCGAACAAGGAAATTTATGCTCTGCGGCAGTTCCGTCAGAGCTTCTATAAGGAAGTATGA
- the tsaE gene encoding tRNA (adenosine(37)-N6)-threonylcarbamoyltransferase complex ATPase subunit type 1 TsaE, giving the protein MYSHNENELIAIGERIGKACKPNQVLVLSGDLGAGKTTLTKGLAKGLKIEQMIKSPTYTIVREYEGTMPLYHLDVYRIGDDPDSIDLDDFLYGGGLTVIEWGELLDVSLFDDYLLIRIEKEGDGRRLTVESHGAQSSDLAKEFQNV; this is encoded by the coding sequence ATGTATAGTCATAATGAAAATGAATTGATTGCCATTGGTGAGAGAATTGGAAAAGCCTGTAAGCCAAATCAAGTTCTAGTATTATCAGGTGATTTGGGTGCTGGGAAAACAACTCTGACCAAGGGTTTGGCCAAGGGGTTAAAAATTGAACAGATGATTAAGAGTCCTACTTATACGATCGTTCGAGAGTATGAGGGGACCATGCCGCTCTATCACTTAGATGTTTATCGAATTGGAGATGACCCTGACTCGATTGATTTGGATGATTTTCTCTATGGAGGAGGTCTAACGGTTATCGAGTGGGGAGAATTACTGGATGTCAGTCTATTTGATGACTATTTGCTCATTCGTATAGAGAAAGAGGGAGATGGTCGACGATTGACAGTCGAATCTCATGGAGCTCAAAGTAGCGATTTAGCGAAGGAGTTCCAAAATGTCTGA
- a CDS encoding GNAT family N-acetyltransferase codes for MSEKEVYFSEAEPADAAAFIDFMNQVARETDYLVMDETGFRFSVDEMETIFEAGIENPRELCLLAKVGSEVVGAISVKSSKQFRISHIGNIFIAVKKVYWGHGLGTILLEEVLHWAEEMNLLRRLELTVQVRNQAAVHLYQKLGFVIEGTQVRGARTDEGEWLDLYYMGKLIGDI; via the coding sequence ATGTCTGAAAAAGAAGTGTATTTTAGTGAAGCTGAACCAGCTGATGCAGCAGCTTTTATTGATTTTATGAATCAAGTTGCTAGAGAAACGGATTATCTGGTCATGGATGAGACTGGTTTTCGATTTAGTGTTGATGAAATGGAGACCATCTTCGAGGCAGGAATCGAAAATCCTCGTGAATTGTGCCTGTTGGCTAAGGTTGGTTCGGAAGTCGTCGGCGCAATTTCTGTTAAGTCCTCTAAGCAGTTTCGCATTAGCCATATCGGAAATATTTTTATTGCAGTAAAAAAAGTCTACTGGGGTCACGGTCTAGGGACGATTTTACTGGAGGAAGTATTGCATTGGGCAGAGGAAATGAATTTGCTCAGGCGATTGGAGTTGACTGTCCAAGTTCGTAATCAGGCAGCGGTACATTTGTATCAGAAGCTGGGCTTTGTCATTGAAGGAACTCAGGTGAGAGGTGCTAGAACAGATGAAGGAGAATGGCTTGATCTCTATTATATGGGTAAGCTAATTGGTGATATATGA
- a CDS encoding chemotaxis protein, with protein sequence MKLRNIILTMSAASAAFLAITHRDKITKEIRETKQILTDIQTSKANINTQLAIIQRFQQPLQEMATDLQYKTRAYRQSIAGNLEEIQKIQSKYKKQR encoded by the coding sequence ATGAAACTTCGCAATATCATTTTAACTATGAGCGCCGCTAGCGCTGCCTTTCTTGCAATTACTCACCGAGACAAAATCACAAAAGAGATACGAGAGACCAAGCAAATCCTAACAGACATACAAACGAGTAAAGCCAATATTAACACTCAGCTAGCCATCATTCAACGTTTTCAACAACCCTTACAGGAGATGGCTACTGACCTTCAATACAAGACACGGGCATATCGACAAAGTATTGCTGGAAATCTGGAAGAAATTCAAAAAATCCAGTCAAAATATAAAAAACAACGATAG
- a CDS encoding HIT family protein, which yields MSDCIFCKIVTGEIPASKVYEDDQVLAFLDITQVTKGHTLVIPKKHYRNILDMDGEAASTLFSVVPAIAKQLKEKLGASGLNIVNNNEAEAGQTVFHTHVHLLPRFGKHDGLDIRFKTNEPDFPALTLLAQDLYLGE from the coding sequence ATGTCGGATTGTATTTTTTGCAAGATTGTTACTGGAGAAATTCCTGCATCCAAGGTCTACGAAGACGACCAAGTTTTAGCCTTTTTAGATATTACACAGGTCACAAAAGGGCATACATTGGTTATTCCTAAAAAGCACTACCGCAACATTCTCGATATGGATGGAGAAGCTGCTAGCACTCTCTTTTCTGTTGTTCCAGCTATTGCCAAACAATTGAAAGAAAAACTCGGTGCTAGCGGGCTCAACATTGTCAATAATAACGAAGCAGAAGCTGGACAAACGGTTTTCCATACTCATGTCCATCTCCTACCTCGCTTTGGTAAACATGATGGTTTGGACATCCGTTTCAAGACCAATGAGCCTGACTTTCCAGCCTTGACTCTATTGGCTCAAGACCTCTATCTAGGAGAATAA
- a CDS encoding LCP family protein, which produces MTIGKKIFLMSLAIVGLTLGAGFVYGVSLLNFSTDAISKTFKKLDGEDKITPIDATEPLTILLMGVDTDQATRGVDWEGGRSDSMILVTVNPKTKETNMMSLTRDIMVEIASANGKSTGTVEKLNHSYSYGQAPMAIATIEKMMDIHIDRYIEINMDGLVELVNAVGGIEVNNTLGFPITISEQEPAYTAIVPTGKQLVNGDQALVYARMRYDDPEGDIGRQRRQREVITAIVKKLLQLDGFTQYKKILTAISNNMRTNIEINPATIPELLGYKDSIGKLNSYQVRGVDRMIDEVYYQLPTSQHLLEMQNILKKSIGLEEKKDLVTNVKVYEKQLGLLSPINVYNVYTKLLELEASPWAETLDPELGSATSTSTTVMPETQTRDSSTEPAIGKEIEGQ; this is translated from the coding sequence ATGACGATTGGAAAAAAAATATTCTTAATGTCTTTGGCTATTGTAGGGCTGACGCTTGGAGCAGGCTTTGTTTATGGAGTCAGTCTATTAAACTTTTCAACGGATGCTATTTCAAAGACCTTTAAGAAACTGGATGGAGAAGATAAGATTACCCCAATTGATGCAACGGAGCCTCTAACCATTCTTCTGATGGGAGTGGATACGGATCAGGCAACTCGTGGTGTTGACTGGGAAGGTGGGCGAAGTGACTCCATGATTTTGGTGACAGTCAACCCTAAAACCAAAGAGACCAATATGATGAGTCTGACGAGAGACATCATGGTGGAGATTGCTAGTGCAAATGGAAAATCAACTGGAACGGTTGAAAAATTGAATCATTCTTATAGTTACGGGCAGGCACCGATGGCCATTGCAACGATTGAGAAAATGATGGATATTCATATTGACCGCTATATAGAGATCAATATGGATGGCTTGGTAGAATTGGTTAATGCGGTCGGAGGAATTGAAGTAAACAATACACTTGGCTTTCCGATTACGATTTCAGAACAGGAACCGGCTTATACTGCAATCGTTCCGACAGGGAAGCAATTAGTGAATGGTGATCAGGCACTTGTTTATGCTCGGATGCGCTATGATGATCCAGAAGGTGACATTGGTCGTCAGCGCCGTCAGCGTGAGGTTATCACTGCTATTGTTAAAAAGCTGTTGCAATTGGATGGTTTTACACAGTATAAGAAGATCTTGACAGCTATTTCCAATAATATGCGGACCAATATTGAAATCAATCCAGCTACGATACCTGAACTCCTAGGCTACAAAGATTCGATAGGGAAGCTAAATTCTTATCAGGTACGTGGTGTTGATCGTATGATTGATGAGGTCTACTATCAATTACCGACTAGCCAACATCTCTTGGAGATGCAAAATATTTTGAAAAAATCAATTGGTCTGGAAGAGAAGAAGGACTTGGTAACTAACGTTAAGGTTTATGAAAAGCAGTTAGGCTTGCTTAGTCCAATCAATGTATATAATGTTTATACAAAATTATTGGAACTAGAAGCTAGTCCGTGGGCAGAAACTTTAGATCCAGAACTAGGGAGTGCTACCTCTACTAGTACGACGGTTATGCCTGAAACACAGACAAGAGATTCCTCAACGGAACCAGCTATTGGAAAGGAAATAGAGGGACAATAA
- a CDS encoding ABC transporter permease yields MRKLFQRRRLDFLERCSKYLRYVLNDHFVLVLMVFLGFLSLQYRQLLLNFPENTWSVGLSVLVINGLLLFVGRLAIYVEEADQVFLLPKEKEVSEEVRTAAIRSFLLWSGIQILLQLILVPIYLKLGLTVWMIVLYVLGLLGMKIILIRRQMALYQSQNVFDWSEAIEREQKRKQTILRFFALFTTVKGITTTVKRRGYLDTLLNLAKKKQGQTWFYLYLRAFLRAGDYLGLTVRLLLLAILSVIAIEESWISIGLVVVFHYLLLFQLLGLYKHYDYQYLTQLYPLDGQRRKVGFQRLLRVILYGLLAVEVVIALLFSQEKIMVIFLPLIGIFLHEVYLPLKLKKLID; encoded by the coding sequence ATGAGAAAATTATTTCAAAGGCGCCGCTTAGACTTTCTTGAGCGTTGCTCCAAGTACTTGCGCTATGTCTTGAATGATCATTTTGTTTTGGTTCTCATGGTTTTTCTGGGTTTTCTCAGTCTACAATACCGTCAGCTCTTGCTTAATTTTCCTGAAAATACTTGGTCAGTTGGATTGAGTGTCCTAGTTATCAATGGCCTGTTGCTATTTGTAGGAAGGCTTGCGATTTATGTGGAAGAGGCCGATCAAGTTTTTCTCTTACCTAAAGAAAAAGAGGTTTCAGAAGAGGTTAGAACGGCTGCTATACGGAGTTTCTTGCTCTGGAGTGGAATTCAGATCTTGTTGCAGCTCATTTTAGTCCCTATCTATTTAAAACTAGGCTTGACGGTCTGGATGATTGTTCTCTATGTTCTGGGATTGTTGGGAATGAAGATTATCCTTATAAGGCGACAGATGGCCCTGTATCAATCGCAAAATGTGTTTGATTGGTCTGAGGCTATTGAAAGAGAGCAAAAGAGAAAGCAGACCATTTTGCGCTTCTTTGCCTTATTTACCACTGTAAAAGGGATAACGACGACCGTTAAACGTAGGGGTTATCTGGATACTTTATTGAACTTGGCGAAGAAAAAGCAGGGACAGACTTGGTTTTATCTCTATCTGCGAGCCTTTTTAAGGGCCGGTGATTACTTGGGCTTGACTGTACGTTTGCTTTTGTTAGCTATTTTGTCTGTGATTGCGATTGAGGAATCATGGATATCTATCGGTCTAGTAGTCGTTTTTCACTACCTACTCTTATTTCAACTGTTAGGTTTGTACAAACATTATGATTACCAATATCTGACACAGTTGTATCCTCTTGATGGTCAACGCAGGAAAGTTGGTTTTCAACGGCTTCTTCGTGTCATTCTATATGGTCTTTTAGCGGTGGAAGTGGTCATTGCTCTGCTATTTAGCCAAGAGAAAATAATGGTGATATTCTTACCTCTCATTGGTATTTTCTTGCATGAGGTATATTTACCATTAAAATTGAAAAAATTGATTGACTAA
- a CDS encoding ABC transporter ATP-binding protein codes for MLEVKNVTGGYVNIPVLKDVSFTVEDGQLVGLIGLNGAGKSTTIKEIIGLLTPYQGQILIDGQSLTQDAEHYRKKIGFIPETPSLYEELTLKEHLEVVAMAYDLNWEQAWNRAERLLNIFRLDEKLDWFPVHFSKGMKQKVMIICAFMVEPSLLIVDEPFLGLDPVAIADLLALLEEEKAKGTSILMSTHVLDSAEKMCDRFVILHQGQVRAAGNLAELQATFAMEEASLSDIYLALTQEGVVR; via the coding sequence ATGTTAGAAGTAAAAAATGTCACAGGTGGCTATGTAAATATCCCTGTCTTGAAAGATGTATCTTTTACAGTTGAAGATGGACAGTTGGTCGGCTTAATCGGTCTTAATGGTGCTGGAAAATCAACTACCATAAAAGAAATTATCGGCCTTTTGACACCCTATCAAGGACAGATTTTGATTGATGGCCAAAGCCTGACACAGGATGCAGAACATTATCGAAAAAAGATTGGTTTTATCCCAGAAACGCCTAGTTTATACGAGGAGCTAACTCTCAAAGAACATTTGGAAGTTGTTGCTATGGCTTATGATTTGAATTGGGAGCAGGCTTGGAACCGAGCAGAGCGGTTGCTGAATATTTTTCGTCTGGACGAAAAGTTGGATTGGTTCCCTGTTCATTTTTCAAAAGGAATGAAGCAAAAAGTGATGATTATCTGTGCATTTATGGTAGAACCAAGCCTGTTGATCGTTGACGAGCCTTTTTTAGGTTTGGATCCGGTAGCTATTGCCGATTTGCTTGCTCTCCTAGAGGAAGAAAAAGCAAAGGGAACTTCTATCTTGATGTCAACGCATGTTCTGGATTCGGCTGAAAAAATGTGTGATCGGTTTGTTATTCTCCACCAAGGGCAGGTACGAGCAGCTGGAAATTTGGCTGAGCTACAGGCAACTTTTGCTATGGAAGAGGCCAGTCTCAGTGATATTTATCTTGCCTTGACGCAAGAGGGAGTGGTCAGATGA